A window of the Pogona vitticeps strain Pit_001003342236 chromosome 4, PviZW2.1, whole genome shotgun sequence genome harbors these coding sequences:
- the RIDA gene encoding 2-iminobutanoate/2-iminopropanoate deaminase, giving the protein MATLVKKIISTAKAPAAIGPYSQAVLVDRTMYIAGQLGMDPASGQLVPGGAKEQAKQALQNIGEILKAAGCDYGNVVKTTVLMADMKDFDDVNEIYKQFFKCNFPARAAYQVAALPKGARVEIEAVAVHGPLQDASA; this is encoded by the exons ATGGCCACGTTAGTGAAGAAAATTATCAGCACTGCGAAGGCTCCTGCTGCTATAGGGCCTTACAG TCAAGCAGTGTTAGTAGACCGGACCATGTATATCGCAGGACAGCTAGGCATGGATCCTGCAAGTGGGCAGCTTGTACCTGGAGGAGCAAAGGAGCAAGCCAAACAG GCCCTTCAAAATATTGGAGAAATTCTGAAAGCTGCTGGTTGTGACTATGGCAATG TGGTAAAGACTACAGTGCTGATGGCTGATATGAAGGATTTTGATGATGTTAATGAAATCTACAAGCAAT TTTTCAAATGCAACTTTCCAGCCAGAGCAGCTTATCAAGTTGCTGCTCTTCCAAAA GGTGCACGTGTTGAGATAGAAGCTGTTGCCGTCCATGGACCCCTCCAGGATGCCTCAGCATGA
- the POP1 gene encoding ribonucleases P/MRP protein subunit POP1, which produces MSNAKEKKRAKKMKNQPSSVTFPFDSGPGHNEVYFQNGSGRTPQHKKQEMRFETSQQNFSNQKLSQEMPTFVTVSPFVQARAAEIKAMLKAVTQKSSNTLVFQSLPRHMRRRAMSHNIKRLPRRLRELARMEAEKPEHQKKDLPKSKCRKARRRHMDLVAEFNRRQKKNIWLETHIWHAKRFHMVKKWGYCLGDRPTTKCYRACYRAMTNHCLLQDLSYYCCLELIGKEEELLTTLARMCNVDAGPTFAAVPCLAGKRQGSLTLYRLDRYPEDALGLVTFIWKPRSASDKASQIRQLWIWTHPAFKQDILTELKAAFQYTEATETCNPEPVVPLNQEETKMEAIENMGRKRKKKDQEGETAVPVKKIIGDGTRDPCLPYGWESKTTGMVIRDLTMEILRYRLIGPLSHCVLTEALKVASVHTELDSTDSEINSWWLKNCRNPDQVSLHRRQEAIFELLQGLTSSDIPSGTVVGLTVGDPRLNLPKKRSKAVPHPEKYQEDEKVKQLILEGVPAECAQSFLWDRSICNNVTKNKMPEQELNRLRSELLVPGSHLNLGPRESKIPILLVQHPGKTAGEDHSGWGSGWDIYLPKGWGMAFWLPFIYRGARVGGLHETLKHSLYKRMPHAPHDYPDCPAGIESAKQLENNLLETFKRRPPAKRTNYIKHGTLAPFLCPWDKLTQAWEERNKAHRRDMHTSAPEVEACVNEEEVSCNPLSGAHVVESPVTGKLDENMHCQNIPMDEDEQMADICKRNEVVSSRAFCVLRSRRFLRRVSVWCQPTSGKKRRMQRLASKQNQEDLTEEALLPIFQRYPRALVWVSLSLIRRGSPELHTMICIPTQEDILQLGKDQQFCGPQEPKHSDRFKSKLSKRKGKKTGKNTGEAKECSGSDTGKVSQSEHKNLVLGLWPDPLPDVVSHCSRLLLGVVTQGDFSLASGCGEALGFVSLTGLLHMLTGQPEDKKGLVLLRNPASLQYRFARLTVEV; this is translated from the exons ATGTCAaatgcaaaagagaagaaaagggctAAGAAAATGAAGAATCAGCCGTCTAGTGTGACCTTTCCCTTTGACAGCGGGCCTGGTCATAATGAAGTATACTTTCAGAATGGAAGTGGCAGAACTCCTCAGCACAAGAAACAAG AAATGCGCTTTGAAACCTCACAGCAGAACTTCTCGAATCAAAAACTTTCTCAGGAAATGCCTACATTTGTAACAG TGTCTCCTTTTGTTCAGGCTCGTGCGGCTGAAATAAAAGCTATGCTGAAGGCTGTTACACAGAAGTCTTCCAATACCTTGGTGTTTCAGTCTCTCCCTAGACACATGAGGAGGCGAGCAATGAGCCACAATATCAAACGCCTACCCCGACGACTCCGTGAACTTGCCAGAATGGAG GCAGAGAAGCCTGAACATCAGAAAAAGGACCTTCCAAAAAGCAAGTGTCGTAAAGCCAGGCGGCGTCATATGGACTTGGTAGCAGAGTTCAATCGCAGGCAAAAGAAGAATATCTGGTTGGAAACGCATATCTGGCATGCCAAACGGTTTCACATGGTGAAAAAATGGGGATACTGCTTAGGAGACAGGCCCACAACCAAATGCTACCGGGCCTGCTATCGGGCCATGACCAATCACTGCCTCCTTCAG GATTTATCATATTATTGTTGCCTGGAGTTGATTGGAAAGGAGGAGGAACTTCTAACAACACTTGCTCGAATGTGTAATGTAGATGCAG GGCCAACATTTGCAGCAGTTCCTTGTCTAGCTGGGAAGCGGCAGGGTTCTCTCACATTGTACCGATTAGATCGGTATCCTGAAGATGCCCTTGGTCTGGTTACTTTCATTTGGAAACCCAGGAGTGCATCCGACAAAGCTTCTCAAATTAGACAACTGTGGATATGGACACACCCAGCATTTAAGCAG GACATTCTGACTGAACTGAAAGCAGCTTTCCAGTATACTGAGGCTACAGAAACCTGTAACCCTGAGCCTGTTGTACCGTTAAATCaagaagaaaccaaaatggaGGCTATAGAAAACATGGGtcgaaaaagaaaaaagaaagaccaggaAGGAGAAACTGCTGTCCCTGTGAAAAAAATAATTGGCGATGGAACCAGAGATCCCTGCCTGCCTTATGGCTGGGAGTCCAAAACTACTGGGATGGTCATACG tgaCCTGACGATGGAGATCCTCAGATATCGGCTGATTGGCCCCCTCTCTCACTGTGTGCTTACAGAGGCACTCAAAGTTGCATCTGTTCATACA GAACTGGATTCTACAGATTCTGAAATTAACAGTTGGTGGCTAAAAAACTGCAGAAATCCTGACCAAGTTTCTCTTCATCGCCGTCAAGAAGCCATCTTTGAACTCCTGCAGG gatTAACTTCATCAGACATTCCATCAGGTACTGTAGTGGGGTTGACAGTTGGGGATCCTCGACTGAACTTACCGAAAAAGAGATCAAAAGCCGTGCCACATCCTGAAAAATATCAAG agGATGAGAAAGTTAAACAACTCATCTTAGAAGGTGTGCCTGCAGAATGCGCTCAGAGTTTTCTCTGGGACCGCAGCATCTGtaacaatgtcaccaaaaataaAATGCCAGAACAG GAGCTGAATCGTCTGAGAAGTGAACTCTTGGTGCCAGGATCACACCTCAACTTGGGTCCACGGGAATCCAAGATTCCTATACTCTTAGTTCAGCATCCTGGAAAAACAGCCGGAGAAGATCACTCAGGATGGGGAAGTGGCTGGGATATTTATCTGCCCAAAGGCTGGGGCATGGCCTTCTGGCTTCCTTTT ATCTATCGAGGTGCCCGAGTAGGTGGCTTACATGAGACTCTGAAACATTCCCTGTACAAGAGAATGCCACATGCTCCTCATGATTATCCAGACTGCCCTGCTGGTATCGAATCTGCCAAACAACTGGAGAACAATCTTCTTGAAACATTCAAGAG acGTCctcctgcaaaaagaacaaattaTATTAAACATGGGACCTTAGCCCCATTTCTTTGTCCCTGGGATAAGTTGACCCAAGCTTGGGAGGAGAGAAACAAGGCTCACAGAAGGGACATGCACACATCAGCCCCAGAGGTTGAAGCATGTGTAAATGAAGAAGAAGTTTCTTGTAATCCCCTCTCTGGAGCACACGTGGTTGAATCCCCAGTGACGGGCAAATTGGATGAGAATATGCACTGCCAAAACATACCGATGGATGAAGATGAACAAATGGCAGATATATGCAAGAGAAATGAAGTTGTATCCAGTCGTGCCTTCTGTGTTCTCAG GAGCAGGAGGTTCTTGAGGCGAGTGTCCGTATGGTGTCAGCCTACATCTGGCAAAAAGCGGAGGATGCAGCGCCTTGCTTCCAAGCAAAATCAAGAGGACCTGACTGAGGAGGCTCTCTTGCCTATCTTCCAGCGCTACCCCAGGGCACTTGTGTGGGTCAGTTTATCCCTCATCAGAAGAGGTAGCCCTGAGTTGCACACAATGATTTGCATTCCCACCCAAGAAGATATCTTACAGCTTgggaaagaccagcagttctGCGGACCTCAGGAACCGAAACACAGCGACCGATTTAAAAGCAAGCTATCAAAacgaaagggaaagaaaacaggaaagaataCTGGAGAGGCAAAAGAATGTAGTGGCTCCGACACTGGGAAAGTATCACAAAGTGAACATAAAAATCTGGTTCTGGGCTTGTGGCCTGACCCTCTGCCGGATGTTGTATCTCACTGTTCCAGACTTCTTTTGGGTGTTGTCACTCAAGGGGACTTCTCCTTGGCCTCTGGCTGTGGTGAAGCTCTGGGGTTTGTTAGTTTGACAGGATTGTTGCATATGTTGACTGGCCAGCCAGAGGACAAAAAAGGGCTTGTCTTGTTGAGAAATCCAGCATCACTACAATACAGATTTGCCAGGCTTACTGTTGAAGTCTGA